A window of the Bacillus sp. A301a_S52 genome harbors these coding sequences:
- the glpX gene encoding class II fructose-bisphosphatase, which translates to MDRELAMEIVRVTEAAALASAQWMGRGLKNEADDAATTAMRTMFDSVTMKGKVVIGEGELDEAPMLYIGEELGSGNGPEVDIAVDPLEGTNIVAKGHPNAMAVIAVADRGTLLHAPDMYMEKLVVGPEAAGLVRLTDPIEKTIDIVAKMNNKRVRDVTVIIQERERHEELVTRIQNKGARVKLFGDGDVGASIVTALPRTGIDLFVGTGGAPEGVISAAAIKALGGDMQARLVPMNDEEYKRCQSMGLEDPTTLLMLNDLVKGDDAIFAATGVSTGELLEGVRFLGGDLVETDTIVMRAKTGTVRYIKAHHRLNKKPHLVMPENT; encoded by the coding sequence GTGGATCGAGAACTAGCAATGGAAATAGTACGTGTGACCGAAGCGGCAGCTTTAGCATCTGCTCAATGGATGGGACGAGGATTAAAAAACGAAGCTGACGATGCTGCAACAACAGCAATGAGAACGATGTTTGATTCCGTCACTATGAAAGGAAAAGTCGTTATTGGCGAAGGAGAGCTTGATGAAGCACCAATGCTCTATATCGGAGAAGAGCTAGGCTCAGGTAACGGACCAGAAGTAGACATTGCTGTGGACCCATTGGAAGGCACTAACATCGTAGCAAAAGGCCACCCTAACGCGATGGCGGTAATCGCTGTAGCAGATCGCGGTACGTTGTTGCATGCTCCGGATATGTATATGGAAAAACTGGTAGTGGGTCCAGAAGCTGCTGGGTTAGTTAGGCTAACTGACCCAATTGAAAAAACGATCGACATAGTAGCGAAAATGAATAATAAAAGAGTACGGGACGTGACAGTTATTATTCAAGAGAGAGAACGACATGAAGAATTAGTTACACGTATCCAAAACAAAGGGGCCCGTGTTAAACTATTTGGAGATGGTGATGTAGGAGCTTCTATTGTGACAGCATTACCACGTACAGGCATAGATTTATTTGTAGGAACAGGAGGTGCCCCGGAAGGTGTTATTTCAGCAGCTGCCATTAAAGCACTTGGCGGTGATATGCAAGCGCGCTTAGTTCCGATGAATGATGAGGAATATAAACGTTGTCAAAGTATGGGGCTTGAAGATCCCACCACATTGTTGATGCTTAATGATCTCGTTAAAGGAGATGACGCTATCTTTGCCGCTACTGGTGTATCAACTGGTGAGTTGCTCGAAGGTGTCCGATTCCTCGGTGGAGATCTAGTTGAGACTGATACGATTGTCATGAGGGCCAAAACTGGGACCGTTCGGTATATTAAAGCCCACCACCGCTTGAATAAAAAACCTCATTTAGTCATGCCTGAAAATACGTAA
- a CDS encoding DUF3055 domain-containing protein → MTERFFLYDDSEDTKTRFVSFMGENQRFDLAIITTTRYYGKKLVLNMLSSRYAIIGTDDLEEDNYLETVFELNTEDGQELREFLYEII, encoded by the coding sequence GTGACTGAACGTTTTTTTCTATACGATGACTCAGAAGATACGAAAACTCGCTTCGTTAGTTTCATGGGTGAAAATCAGCGCTTTGACCTTGCTATCATAACCACAACACGGTATTACGGCAAAAAGCTCGTTCTTAATATGTTATCAAGTCGTTACGCGATTATTGGAACCGATGACCTTGAAGAAGACAATTATTTGGAGACAGTATTTGAACTAAATACGGAAGACGGTCAAGAATTACGAGAATTCCTTTATGAAATTATTTAA
- a CDS encoding YutD family protein — MIRVQSNRYELVEDVRNGWSEEAFKERYSDVLNKYDYIVGDWGYEQLRLKGFFHEENRKFGHESKIGFLPEYLYEYCNFGCPYFVIKKVNETN; from the coding sequence ATGATTCGTGTGCAAAGTAATCGTTACGAACTCGTGGAAGATGTAAGAAACGGATGGTCTGAAGAAGCATTTAAAGAAAGATATAGTGATGTTTTAAATAAATATGATTATATTGTGGGAGATTGGGGCTACGAGCAGTTGCGCCTTAAGGGGTTCTTTCATGAAGAAAACCGAAAGTTTGGCCATGAATCCAAAATCGGCTTTCTACCGGAATATTTGTATGAGTACTGTAATTTTGGATGTCCTTATTTTGTTATTAAAAAGGTGAACGAAACGAATTAA
- a CDS encoding YhcN/YlaJ family sporulation lipoprotein produces the protein MIKGRLFIIAGLITIISQTVTGCGNTTANEGEGFNFMRGYQTVEPSHAINKENVDDPTPYIQYGYERHTKEAASEERMPGYAVYDRPLLAESISEMVAIIPDVEDAGVLVTSQHVLIAYKSNSDNRTKVADQVKKTAMSVVPSYYDVYVADEPQLMNDIERFKGHYSENQAESDALEQTIEQMKSFPQGEDPTDN, from the coding sequence ATGATTAAAGGACGCTTATTTATCATAGCAGGATTAATCACCATTATTAGCCAAACAGTCACAGGGTGTGGAAATACAACCGCCAATGAAGGAGAAGGATTTAACTTTATGAGAGGGTACCAAACAGTAGAACCGAGTCATGCCATTAATAAAGAGAATGTTGATGATCCAACCCCCTATATTCAATATGGTTATGAACGTCATACAAAAGAAGCCGCAAGTGAAGAAAGAATGCCTGGTTATGCTGTTTATGATCGGCCCCTTTTAGCTGAAAGTATTAGCGAAATGGTTGCTATCATCCCAGATGTGGAAGATGCCGGCGTTCTCGTTACAAGTCAGCATGTATTGATTGCTTACAAATCTAACAGTGATAATCGAACTAAAGTTGCTGATCAAGTGAAAAAAACCGCTATGTCTGTCGTTCCATCGTATTATGATGTGTACGTCGCAGACGAACCACAACTTATGAACGATATCGAACGTTTTAAAGGGCACTATTCAGAAAACCAAGCTGAAAGTGACGCTTTAGAACAAACGATTGAGCAAATGAAATCTTTCCCTCAAGGTGAAGATCCAACAGATAATTAA
- the lipA gene encoding lipoyl synthase: protein MAKQAEHVRKPDWLKIKLNTNESYTGLKKLMREKRLNTVCEEAKCPNIHECWAERKTATFMILGDICTRACRFCAVKTGLPTELDEQEPERVADSVSIMGLKHVVITAVARDDLKDGGSKVFAETVRAVRRKSPFTTIEVLPSDMGGKEENLSTLLEANPNIFNYNVETVRRLSPRVRARATYDRTMKVLREAKEMKPSIPTKSSLMIGLGETKEEIMQTMDDLRAVNVDILTIGQYLQPTKSHLNIEKYWTPEEFAELKDIALSKGFKHCESGPLVRSSYHADEQVNAAKK, encoded by the coding sequence TTGGCAAAGCAAGCAGAACATGTCCGAAAGCCTGATTGGTTAAAAATTAAGCTAAATACAAATGAATCTTATACTGGGTTAAAAAAATTGATGAGAGAGAAACGGTTAAATACAGTATGTGAAGAAGCGAAATGTCCAAATATTCACGAATGCTGGGCGGAAAGAAAAACCGCTACTTTTATGATTTTAGGAGATATCTGCACGAGGGCCTGTCGCTTTTGCGCAGTAAAAACAGGCCTCCCAACCGAGTTAGATGAGCAAGAACCTGAAAGAGTTGCTGATTCAGTAAGTATTATGGGGTTAAAGCATGTGGTGATAACAGCTGTAGCACGAGACGACTTAAAAGATGGTGGGTCCAAAGTATTTGCTGAAACAGTTCGTGCTGTTCGCCGCAAAAGTCCTTTTACAACGATAGAAGTTTTGCCCTCAGATATGGGAGGAAAGGAAGAAAATTTAAGTACATTGCTAGAGGCAAACCCGAATATTTTTAATTATAATGTCGAAACAGTACGTCGGCTATCACCGAGAGTTAGAGCGAGAGCTACATATGATCGCACGATGAAAGTGTTGAGAGAAGCAAAAGAGATGAAGCCAAGCATCCCTACGAAATCGAGTTTGATGATAGGGCTAGGAGAAACAAAGGAAGAAATTATGCAAACAATGGATGACCTTAGAGCTGTAAACGTGGATATCCTAACGATCGGTCAATATCTTCAACCGACAAAATCTCATTTAAATATTGAGAAATATTGGACACCGGAAGAATTTGCAGAATTAAAAGATATTGCTCTTTCAAAAGGGTTTAAACATTGTGAATCTGGCCCACTAGTCAGGTCTTCATATCATGCAGATGAACAAGTTAATGCGGCAAAGAAATAA
- a CDS encoding M23 family metallopeptidase: MRQLKHTVLMLFMMALFVMSFPMLSSAALSDDLPLEELYKQRMALYLKTEAETSIPWYYFAAVDSYERGLRHAKKKLPNEEGLIAIHIPKVKWVGEMNPNLDDQQLSSIDFFGGIGKDGNRDGLADLEDDEDILWTFASYLSTYGFKEKDIRIGLWDYYQRDKAVQMIMGHAKTYKTIGSLNVRERAFPLPLRANYSYNSTWGNARGWGGRRIHEGTDIFANHGVPVKSTTYGIIELKGWNKYGGWRVGIRDTNNVYHYYAHLSAFEKGMDQGTVVKPGDVIGYVGSSGYGKEGTQGKFPPHLHYGMYRDNGFSEWSFDPYPLLKKWEKEEKKRQ, translated from the coding sequence ATGCGACAACTCAAACATACAGTGCTTATGTTGTTTATGATGGCCTTATTCGTGATGTCCTTTCCCATGCTTTCATCTGCCGCATTGTCAGATGATTTACCGTTGGAGGAACTTTATAAACAGCGAATGGCACTTTACTTAAAAACGGAAGCAGAAACGTCCATACCATGGTACTATTTTGCTGCTGTTGATAGTTATGAACGTGGCTTAAGACATGCAAAAAAGAAATTACCTAATGAAGAAGGACTTATCGCTATCCACATACCTAAAGTAAAATGGGTAGGAGAAATGAATCCTAATCTGGATGATCAACAGCTGAGCTCCATTGATTTTTTTGGAGGAATAGGTAAAGACGGTAACAGAGACGGATTAGCCGATTTAGAAGATGATGAAGACATTCTCTGGACATTTGCTTCATACTTGTCAACATATGGATTTAAAGAAAAAGATATACGCATTGGCCTATGGGATTACTATCAAAGGGACAAGGCCGTCCAAATGATAATGGGTCACGCTAAAACCTACAAAACGATTGGTTCTTTAAATGTTAGGGAAAGAGCATTCCCTCTTCCATTACGAGCTAACTACAGCTATAACAGTACATGGGGAAACGCAAGAGGGTGGGGAGGAAGGCGAATTCATGAAGGGACAGACATTTTTGCCAATCACGGCGTTCCTGTAAAATCTACTACCTATGGAATTATTGAGCTTAAGGGCTGGAATAAATATGGTGGGTGGCGAGTCGGTATCCGAGATACGAATAACGTTTATCACTATTACGCCCATTTAAGTGCTTTTGAAAAAGGAATGGATCAAGGAACAGTCGTTAAACCTGGAGACGTTATTGGCTATGTAGGAAGCTCCGGTTATGGAAAAGAAGGCACACAAGGTAAGTTCCCCCCACATCTTCACTATGGGATGTACAGGGATAACGGTTTTTCTGAGTGGTCTTTTGATCCATATCCACTCCTTAAAAAATGGGAAAAGGAAGAAAAAAAGAGGCAGTAA
- a CDS encoding sodium-dependent transporter, translating to MNNGRERWASGLGFILAAVGSAVGLGNIWRFSYVTGENGGAVFLLIYILCIFLIGLPVLLAEFSIGRKGQADVVQSFDASAAGKPWRIGGILGVITSFLILSFYGVIAGWISYFLYSYITGTAGAVPEGEFGDFFGQFISGNIGPVFWQFLFMAFVIAIVFFGVKKGIELSNKIFMPLLAIIIIILSGYSLTLDGAGDGLAFLFSPDWSVLKDPNVYSSAIGQAFFTLSLGMGIMITYSSYLPAESRLPRAAGQVVVLDTLFAIIAGVMIFPAVFTFGLDPAGGPGLIFITLPEVFNQMGTGGTMFAILFFFLVAIAALSSAISLLEVSVSYLMRKMDWERKKATLVAGVVVTFVGIPSALSQGGSLSEFKLFDLPFLDLIDTITDQYTLPLAGLIIALFVGWGWNKVDALKETGLTNSVLGTIWIWFLRLVAPAGVLWILVINIRNLF from the coding sequence ATGAACAATGGGAGAGAAAGATGGGCTAGTGGACTGGGATTTATTCTTGCGGCTGTTGGCTCAGCGGTAGGATTAGGAAATATTTGGCGTTTTTCGTACGTGACGGGGGAAAATGGGGGAGCCGTTTTTTTATTAATTTATATTTTATGTATTTTTCTTATAGGACTTCCCGTATTATTAGCTGAATTTTCTATTGGTCGTAAAGGACAAGCAGACGTTGTACAGTCGTTTGATGCTAGTGCGGCAGGAAAACCGTGGAGAATAGGCGGTATACTCGGCGTTATTACATCATTTTTAATTTTATCCTTTTACGGTGTAATAGCTGGTTGGATCAGTTATTTCTTATACAGCTATATAACAGGAACAGCTGGTGCTGTGCCTGAAGGCGAATTTGGTGATTTCTTTGGCCAATTCATTAGTGGGAATATAGGTCCTGTTTTTTGGCAGTTTTTATTTATGGCATTTGTCATCGCTATTGTGTTCTTCGGCGTTAAAAAAGGAATTGAATTATCAAATAAAATCTTTATGCCATTATTAGCTATCATTATCATTATTTTATCAGGTTACAGTTTAACACTCGATGGTGCTGGAGATGGTTTGGCATTTTTGTTCTCACCTGACTGGAGTGTCTTAAAAGACCCAAATGTTTACTCTTCAGCAATAGGACAAGCGTTCTTTACCCTTTCTCTTGGAATGGGGATCATGATCACTTACAGTAGTTACTTACCTGCAGAAAGTCGTCTTCCACGTGCGGCAGGACAAGTTGTAGTATTAGATACATTGTTTGCAATAATTGCAGGCGTTATGATTTTCCCAGCGGTGTTTACATTCGGTTTAGATCCTGCTGGAGGCCCAGGCCTTATTTTCATTACCCTTCCTGAAGTCTTTAATCAAATGGGGACAGGGGGCACGATGTTTGCCATCCTTTTCTTCTTCCTCGTCGCAATTGCTGCCTTATCGTCAGCTATTTCGCTGTTGGAAGTTAGTGTTTCTTACCTTATGAGAAAGATGGACTGGGAGCGTAAAAAAGCGACTTTAGTGGCTGGTGTTGTTGTCACATTTGTTGGTATACCTTCCGCTTTAAGTCAAGGCGGTTCACTTAGCGAGTTTAAGTTGTTTGATTTGCCTTTCTTAGATCTTATAGATACGATTACTGACCAATACACGTTACCACTTGCAGGTCTTATTATCGCCCTATTTGTTGGGTGGGGATGGAACAAGGTAGATGCCCTTAAAGAAACGGGGTTAACTAATTCAGTATTAGGAACTATTTGGATTTGGTTCCTGCGCCTAGTAGCACCTGCTGGTGTTTTATGGATATTAGTGATTAATATTAGAAATTTATTTTAA
- a CDS encoding Na+/H+ antiporter NhaC family protein, giving the protein MEHGILSLLPPILALVMVIVTKRVLFSLGVGIVVGALMINQTEELFINQALVQVGTIVTNIFYVDGGINTWEFYIILFLLILGMIASLISISGGSRAFGEWALTKFKTRISVQIASAVLGLLIFIDDYFNSLTVGNVSRPLTDRHRISRAKLAYIVDSTSAPICVISPVSSWGASIITIIAGIFATHNFTEYGSLQAFLLMGPMNFYAVFTILLVFAVAYFKLDFGPMRVHENRALSTGEVVDKTKGPIPGDSSLDKNDKDGFIGNLLWPIAALIMSTSIFMVITGIEGTEGSTTLLKIFENTDVAASLLYGGLVSLVITIVIVLVRSLTVRDMGIGLWAGIKSMLPAIYILIFAWTIIEIIGELGTGQFLAGVVDEHVSLALLPALLFVLAGVMAFSTGTSWGTFGIMLPIAGDIAAATDMSLMLPVLAAVLAGAIFGDHCSPISDTTILSSTGAGSHHIDHVLTQLPYALITGAISILAFLALGATGSVWLGLLVGGILFALTVFLLRIITLRLSV; this is encoded by the coding sequence ATGGAACATGGTATTTTATCATTACTACCGCCAATTTTAGCATTAGTAATGGTTATCGTGACAAAAAGAGTCCTATTTTCCCTAGGGGTAGGGATCGTTGTAGGTGCCCTTATGATTAATCAAACTGAAGAGTTGTTTATTAATCAGGCATTGGTGCAAGTTGGAACAATTGTGACAAACATCTTTTATGTTGATGGTGGGATAAACACCTGGGAATTTTATATTATTTTATTTCTTTTAATTTTAGGGATGATCGCGTCTCTTATTTCCATAAGTGGAGGAAGCCGGGCATTTGGAGAATGGGCCCTAACAAAATTTAAAACGCGTATAAGCGTTCAAATTGCATCGGCTGTTCTCGGTCTTCTCATCTTTATTGATGATTACTTTAATAGTCTTACAGTGGGAAATGTAAGTAGGCCTTTGACGGATAGGCATCGTATTTCGAGAGCTAAATTAGCTTATATCGTCGATTCAACGTCAGCGCCAATTTGTGTTATTTCTCCTGTTTCTAGTTGGGGAGCGTCCATTATTACAATTATCGCTGGCATATTTGCAACTCATAATTTTACGGAATATGGATCATTACAGGCCTTTTTACTTATGGGGCCAATGAACTTTTACGCTGTTTTTACGATATTGTTAGTCTTTGCAGTCGCTTATTTTAAATTGGACTTTGGCCCAATGCGCGTGCATGAAAATAGAGCTCTCTCAACTGGAGAAGTAGTGGATAAAACAAAAGGCCCTATCCCTGGAGATAGCAGCTTAGATAAGAATGATAAAGATGGCTTTATTGGAAACCTATTATGGCCTATTGCAGCACTTATCATGTCTACAAGCATTTTTATGGTTATCACTGGTATAGAAGGGACAGAAGGTAGCACCACATTATTAAAAATATTTGAAAACACAGACGTGGCAGCTTCATTATTATATGGTGGCCTAGTCAGTTTAGTGATTACGATTGTAATTGTGTTAGTTCGCAGTCTAACGGTGAGGGACATGGGGATCGGTCTTTGGGCCGGGATTAAATCCATGCTTCCGGCAATTTATATTCTCATATTTGCGTGGACGATTATAGAAATTATTGGTGAATTGGGCACTGGACAATTTTTGGCAGGAGTTGTGGATGAACATGTATCGCTTGCCCTTTTACCAGCTTTACTATTTGTCTTAGCAGGTGTGATGGCATTTAGTACTGGAACTTCGTGGGGAACATTCGGTATTATGCTTCCTATTGCTGGTGACATAGCCGCCGCCACAGATATGTCTTTAATGCTTCCAGTGTTGGCAGCTGTTCTTGCAGGGGCAATATTTGGAGATCACTGCTCACCAATTTCGGACACAACTATTTTGTCGTCAACAGGTGCAGGTAGTCATCATATTGATCACGTATTAACACAATTACCTTATGCCCTCATAACAGGAGCTATATCCATTTTAGCGTTCTTAGCTTTAGGGGCGACAGGGAGTGTATGGTTAGGTTTATTAGTTGGTGGTATTTTATTCGCTCTCACCGTTTTTTTGTTACGCATCATCACCTTACGATTATCCGTTTAA
- the yunB gene encoding sporulation protein YunB — protein MLTLRTIRPRRKKKGPLPFRYVFMISLIIFIILTVQGLIIVEKGVRPTLLAIAKTETQRIGTLAINDAISRHILEDTDMEDLVEYERDDEGNVILVQYNPVIYNRVLQETTKRVQNYLNDIEHGRVQDMRIPNEVDVDRDGATFSEDGIIHMIPLGQATNNALLAHLGPRVPVRLSAIGDVKSQLKENIVHVGINNTYMSVSVDIEVDVKVVIPFATDTEVVKTSIPVAMVWIPGEVPDFYGGTGGEGGMTPAVIQRPEELDIEDSID, from the coding sequence ATGTTAACTCTCCGCACCATTCGACCGCGCCGTAAAAAGAAAGGACCTCTTCCATTTCGTTATGTCTTTATGATCTCTTTAATCATTTTTATTATCTTGACGGTACAAGGTTTAATAATCGTTGAGAAAGGGGTCCGTCCTACATTATTAGCCATTGCTAAGACGGAAACGCAACGTATAGGCACGCTGGCAATCAATGATGCTATCTCTCGACATATTTTAGAAGATACTGATATGGAAGATCTTGTGGAATATGAAAGAGATGATGAAGGTAATGTGATTCTTGTTCAGTATAATCCGGTCATTTATAATCGTGTTTTACAAGAAACCACGAAGAGAGTACAAAATTACCTAAATGATATTGAGCATGGCCGTGTACAAGATATGCGCATCCCAAATGAAGTTGATGTAGATCGAGATGGAGCGACCTTTTCGGAAGACGGTATTATACATATGATTCCATTAGGTCAGGCGACTAACAATGCCCTGTTAGCACACTTGGGGCCGAGAGTACCCGTCAGATTATCAGCAATCGGGGATGTGAAGTCACAATTGAAGGAGAACATTGTCCATGTTGGGATTAATAACACTTACATGAGTGTATCAGTTGATATTGAAGTCGACGTCAAAGTGGTTATTCCGTTTGCGACTGATACAGAAGTGGTGAAAACATCGATCCCTGTAGCGATGGTGTGGATCCCTGGTGAGGTACCAGACTTCTATGGTGGAACAGGTGGAGAAGGTGGTATGACACCGGCAGTGATCCAGCGACCAGAAGAGCTAGACATAGAAGATTCCATTGACTAA
- a CDS encoding WYL domain-containing protein has product MAKIDNVLAILWMLNSGEKITAKQISEKLEMNIRSVYRYIDTLSISGVPIISDAGHNGGYTLLNNFIEAPLFFDFEEQTSLFHAAIFAEEAGYYGGEALNRAISKLRKYSNQEQETKINQHLTSLEVISRLSSLAIEPFLKELEQAVADGYSVKVLYHKSGERQSKYRLMDPYRIIYWNNKWYVIGFCHLRNDIRSFRVDRMESLMLTENKFNRPENFSARDFFMKNLVPTIEDKEGIISLVINGDKKALGDICQHWFLEHYLQEWTSNQAVFLLEKDIIHTYVPYLLLPYGKSIRVIEPISLKKRLIGVLSELITFHQI; this is encoded by the coding sequence GTGGCTAAAATTGACAATGTACTAGCGATTCTATGGATGCTTAATTCAGGTGAAAAAATTACTGCGAAACAAATTTCAGAAAAGTTAGAGATGAATATAAGGTCTGTGTATCGTTATATTGATACACTTTCAATAAGTGGTGTACCTATAATTTCAGACGCAGGACATAATGGTGGATACACTTTATTGAACAATTTTATTGAAGCTCCTCTTTTTTTTGATTTTGAGGAGCAAACCTCGCTATTTCACGCTGCTATTTTTGCAGAAGAAGCCGGGTATTATGGAGGTGAAGCACTAAATAGGGCTATTTCAAAGCTAAGAAAATATTCGAATCAAGAGCAGGAAACAAAGATAAATCAACATTTAACTAGTCTTGAAGTAATAAGTCGATTAAGTTCCCTCGCTATAGAACCTTTTTTGAAGGAGTTGGAGCAGGCCGTAGCTGACGGCTACTCTGTAAAAGTTCTATACCATAAAAGTGGTGAAAGGCAATCAAAGTATAGATTGATGGATCCGTACAGAATTATTTATTGGAATAATAAGTGGTATGTGATAGGGTTTTGTCATCTTAGGAATGATATCCGTAGTTTTAGAGTAGATCGAATGGAAAGTCTAATGTTAACCGAAAATAAGTTTAACCGACCAGAAAATTTTTCAGCGCGTGACTTTTTTATGAAAAACCTTGTTCCAACTATAGAAGATAAGGAAGGAATTATTTCTTTGGTCATTAATGGAGATAAAAAGGCATTGGGTGATATTTGCCAACATTGGTTTTTAGAACATTATTTACAAGAGTGGACTTCTAATCAAGCAGTATTTCTCCTTGAGAAAGATATTATACATACATATGTACCTTATTTACTTTTACCATACGGTAAATCTATTCGAGTTATTGAGCCAATCAGTCTTAAGAAAAGACTGATTGGAGTTTTGTCGGAATTAATAACATTTCATCAAATTTGA
- a CDS encoding glutamine amidotransferase: MQTKKVFLYVFNTMSDWEYGYLIAELNSGRYFKKDLTPSKVITVGANKEIITTMGGLSIKPDISLDECTLESADLIILPGGNTWGEDIHQPILKKIGVALKLGTIVAAICGATEGLANVGYLDSRKHTSNNLEYIKIVCPNYKGEKFYEMEPVVSSENLVTASGVAPLEFAMEVMKKLDVFAPDTLHSWYKLNKTHKPEYFFQLMDSISG, translated from the coding sequence ATGCAAACAAAAAAAGTTTTTCTTTATGTATTTAATACAATGTCGGACTGGGAATATGGATATTTAATTGCTGAACTAAACTCAGGAAGGTATTTCAAAAAAGATTTAACACCTTCAAAAGTAATTACAGTAGGAGCTAATAAAGAAATTATTACTACAATGGGAGGACTGAGTATAAAACCAGATATTTCCCTTGATGAGTGTACTCTTGAGAGTGCGGATCTTATAATTTTACCTGGAGGGAATACTTGGGGAGAAGATATTCATCAACCTATTTTGAAAAAAATTGGCGTGGCTTTAAAGCTTGGCACTATTGTTGCTGCAATTTGTGGTGCAACTGAGGGACTAGCGAATGTTGGATATCTAGATTCTAGAAAACATACAAGCAATAACTTAGAGTATATTAAAATTGTCTGTCCTAATTATAAAGGAGAAAAATTTTATGAGATGGAACCTGTAGTATCTAGCGAGAATTTGGTTACTGCATCAGGAGTAGCTCCTCTGGAATTTGCGATGGAAGTAATGAAAAAATTAGATGTATTTGCACCAGATACATTGCATTCATGGTATAAGCTAAATAAGACTCATAAACCTGAATACTTCTTCCAGTTAATGGATTCGATAAGTGGATGA
- a CDS encoding dihydrofolate reductase, whose translation MIAMIAAFSDGRVLGKNGKMPWHLPAELQYFKRITTGHPVLMGRKTFESIGKPLPNRRNIVLTRNESFAAEGVEVFHHIEEVKPLMKEQEVFFVIGGATLYETLLDKADRLYITKIHASFEGDTFFPEIDEAEWKEVSRQEGTVDEKNPLAHTFHVYERLKQVL comes from the coding sequence ATGATCGCTATGATCGCTGCTTTTTCGGATGGACGAGTTCTAGGTAAAAATGGGAAGATGCCGTGGCACCTTCCCGCTGAACTACAGTATTTTAAACGAATCACAACTGGTCACCCTGTGCTTATGGGGCGGAAAACATTTGAATCCATTGGCAAGCCTCTTCCGAATAGGCGAAATATTGTACTCACACGTAATGAAAGTTTTGCCGCGGAAGGAGTTGAAGTCTTCCATCACATAGAGGAAGTAAAGCCTTTAATGAAGGAGCAAGAAGTATTTTTTGTGATCGGCGGTGCGACTCTTTATGAAACGCTACTAGATAAAGCCGATCGTTTGTATATTACAAAAATCCATGCCTCATTTGAAGGTGATACGTTTTTTCCTGAAATTGATGAAGCCGAGTGGAAAGAAGTGTCTCGTCAAGAAGGAACGGTGGATGAAAAAAATCCTTTGGCACATACGTTTCATGTTTATGAACGTTTAAAACAGGTGCTATAA